A single region of the Nocardioides aquaticus genome encodes:
- a CDS encoding GAF domain-containing sensor histidine kinase has protein sequence MVGAAGLRGRPLPPPGDWLGDTEALTLQEYLGQQQIGSLLFVPIGVGRTCLGSLALTRSPGDPTWSDVERSTALDVGHDLGHAILNARAHRRERELLTELRELDAYKSGLIATVSHELRNPLSAVAGHLEILRSMRDAMPDGTDRSLAAMERGTSRLERIIEDLLTFSKVGDPGRVFAPAVIDLREVVRDVRELHDLPARRRRQRVEVELPDSPVLVRGLTGDLDTVVSNLVGNALKYSGEGTVVRLVLTQDAREVALTCTDQGLGISPADQRAVFGEFFRSADPAVRRQGGTGLGLAIVGRIVKRHRGRVTVTSEIGVGSTFRVVLPSVEEFERAAAEAAFEADLVAQVRGAHLDLPEDGQDDDRDDRDDDGPARAPLAGSGT, from the coding sequence CTGGTCGGCGCAGCAGGTCTCCGTGGTCGACCGCTGCCACCCCCGGGGGACTGGCTCGGCGACACCGAGGCCCTGACGCTGCAGGAGTACCTGGGCCAGCAGCAGATCGGCTCCCTGCTGTTCGTGCCGATCGGGGTCGGCCGCACCTGCCTGGGCAGCCTGGCCCTGACCCGCAGCCCCGGCGACCCGACCTGGAGCGACGTGGAGCGCTCGACCGCGCTCGACGTCGGCCACGACCTGGGCCACGCGATCCTCAACGCCCGCGCGCACCGGCGCGAGCGGGAGCTGCTCACCGAGCTGCGCGAGCTCGACGCCTACAAGAGCGGCCTGATCGCCACGGTGTCGCACGAGCTGCGCAACCCGCTCAGCGCGGTCGCGGGCCACCTGGAGATCCTGCGCTCGATGCGCGACGCGATGCCCGACGGCACCGACCGCTCGCTGGCGGCGATGGAGCGTGGGACCAGCCGGCTCGAACGGATCATCGAGGACCTGCTCACCTTCTCGAAGGTCGGCGACCCCGGCCGGGTCTTCGCGCCGGCGGTGATCGACCTGCGCGAGGTGGTGCGCGACGTGCGCGAGCTGCACGACCTGCCGGCCCGGCGTCGCCGTCAGCGCGTCGAGGTGGAGCTGCCGGACTCCCCGGTGCTGGTCCGGGGGCTCACCGGCGACCTGGACACGGTGGTCTCGAACCTCGTCGGCAACGCGCTGAAGTACTCGGGCGAGGGCACCGTGGTGCGCCTCGTGCTGACCCAGGACGCCCGCGAGGTGGCCCTGACCTGCACCGACCAGGGCCTGGGCATCTCGCCCGCGGACCAGCGCGCGGTGTTCGGGGAGTTCTTCCGCTCCGCCGACCCCGCCGTACGCCGCCAGGGCGGCACGGGGCTGGGCCTGGCGATCGTCGGACGGATCGTCAAGCGGCACCGCGGCCGGGTCACCGTGACCTCCGAGATCGGGGTCGGGAGCACGTTCCGGGTGGTCCTGCCCAGCGTGGAGGAGTTCGAGCGGGCCGCCGCCGAGGCCGCCTTCGAGGCCGACCTCGTCGCCCAGGTCCGCGGGGCGCACCTCGACCTGCCCGAGGACGGGCA
- the purF gene encoding amidophosphoribosyltransferase gives MPYLSGPGQRPGDGRLTTDLDPQDRGPQDACGVFGVWAPGEDVAKLTYFGLYALQHRGQESAGIAVSNGRQILVYKDMGLVSQAFDEATLDSLQGHLAIGHCRYSTTGASTWENAQPTFQPTEAGSIALGHNGNLINTHELQALVAALPGTAGELEINIRRQEGITNDTGLVTSLLAHHPDTTLEQRALEVLPLLRGAFSMVWMDEDALYAARDPQGIRPLVLGRTDRGWVVASEDSALATVGASRIREVEPGEMLVIDSEGLRSHRFAEPEPKGCVFEYVYLARPDARIAGRSVHEARVEMGRRLAREFPVEADLVMPVPESGTPAASGYAEESGIPFGQGFVKNAYVGRTFIQPSQTLRQLGIRLKLNALEHMIRGKRIVVVDDSIVRGNTQRAQVRMLREAGALEVHVRISSPPVRWPCFYGIDFATRAELIANGLSPAEIAASVGADSLGYISLDAMVESTGQASESLCKACFTGEYPVELPDEALLGKHLLETSLTAPTHGKALPVLNNP, from the coding sequence GTGCCCTACCTCAGCGGTCCCGGCCAGCGGCCAGGCGACGGCCGGCTCACCACCGACCTCGACCCCCAGGACCGGGGGCCCCAGGACGCCTGCGGGGTCTTCGGGGTCTGGGCCCCGGGCGAGGACGTCGCCAAGCTGACCTACTTCGGGCTGTACGCGTTGCAGCACCGGGGCCAGGAGTCGGCCGGCATCGCGGTCAGCAACGGCCGCCAGATCCTGGTCTACAAGGACATGGGCCTGGTCTCGCAGGCCTTCGACGAGGCCACCCTGGACTCGCTGCAGGGCCACCTCGCGATCGGCCACTGCCGCTACTCGACCACCGGTGCGAGCACCTGGGAGAACGCCCAGCCCACGTTCCAGCCCACCGAGGCCGGGTCGATCGCGCTCGGCCACAACGGCAACCTGATCAACACCCACGAGCTCCAGGCGCTGGTCGCGGCCCTTCCGGGCACCGCCGGCGAGCTGGAGATCAACATCCGCCGCCAGGAGGGGATCACCAACGACACCGGCCTGGTCACCTCGCTGCTGGCCCACCACCCCGACACCACGCTCGAGCAGCGTGCCCTGGAGGTGCTGCCGCTGCTGCGCGGCGCCTTCTCGATGGTCTGGATGGACGAGGACGCGCTGTACGCCGCCCGCGACCCGCAGGGCATCCGCCCGCTGGTGCTCGGCCGCACCGACCGCGGCTGGGTCGTGGCCAGCGAGGACTCCGCCCTGGCCACCGTGGGCGCCAGCCGGATCCGCGAGGTCGAGCCCGGCGAGATGCTGGTCATCGACTCCGAGGGCCTCCGGTCGCACCGCTTCGCCGAGCCCGAGCCCAAGGGCTGCGTCTTCGAGTACGTCTACCTCGCGCGCCCCGACGCCCGGATCGCCGGTCGCAGCGTGCACGAGGCGCGGGTCGAGATGGGTCGCCGGCTGGCCCGTGAGTTCCCCGTCGAGGCCGACCTGGTGATGCCGGTGCCCGAGTCGGGCACCCCGGCGGCCTCCGGCTACGCCGAGGAGAGCGGGATCCCGTTCGGCCAGGGGTTCGTCAAGAACGCCTACGTCGGGCGGACCTTCATCCAGCCCAGCCAGACCCTGCGACAGCTGGGGATCCGGTTGAAGCTCAACGCGCTCGAGCACATGATCCGCGGCAAGCGGATCGTGGTGGTCGACGACTCGATCGTGCGCGGCAACACCCAGCGTGCCCAGGTGCGGATGCTGCGTGAGGCCGGGGCCCTGGAGGTGCACGTGCGGATCTCGAGCCCACCGGTGCGGTGGCCCTGCTTCTACGGCATCGACTTCGCGACCCGCGCCGAGCTGATCGCCAACGGGCTGTCCCCGGCGGAGATCGCCGCGAGCGTGGGCGCCGACTCGCTGGGCTACATCTCGCTCGACGCGATGGTCGAGTCCACCGGGCAGGCCTCCGAGAGCCTGTGCAAGGCCTGCTTCACCGGCGAGTACCCCGTGGAGCTGCCCGACGAGGCGCTGCTGGGCAAGCACCTGCTGGAGACCTCGCTCACCGCGCCGACCCACGGCAAGGCCCTGCCGGTCCTGAACAACCCCTGA
- the purM gene encoding phosphoribosylformylglycinamidine cyclo-ligase gives MSQTHPTAPGVPSGSSAGADTGTSAYAAAGVSIEAADAAVDLMRASVERARRPELIGGIGGFAGLFDASALTRFERPVLATSTDGVGTKVAIAQAMDVHDTIGFDLVGMVVDDLVVCGAEPLFMTDYIATGRVVPERIAAIVKGIADACVEAGCALAGGETAEHPGLLAPDEYDVAGAATGVVEGDRLLGPARVRPGDAVVAMASSGLHSNGYSLVRHVLLGEQGLGWSLDRHVPELGRTLGEELLEPTKVYAKACLAAAATNAVHAMAHVTGGGLAANLARSLPEELTATLERGTWTPGPVFDLVRTAGGVGVEDLEATLNCGVGMVAVVAPEGVDAVLGVLAEQGVRSWVAGEVMPAAADADRGAVRLVGRHPGW, from the coding sequence ATGAGCCAGACCCACCCGACCGCGCCCGGTGTCCCCTCCGGCTCCTCGGCCGGCGCCGACACGGGCACCTCCGCCTACGCCGCCGCCGGGGTGAGCATCGAGGCAGCCGACGCGGCCGTCGACCTGATGCGCGCCTCCGTCGAGCGCGCGCGCCGGCCCGAGCTGATCGGCGGGATCGGCGGGTTCGCCGGGCTCTTCGACGCCTCGGCCCTGACCCGGTTCGAGCGCCCGGTGCTGGCCACCTCGACCGACGGCGTCGGCACCAAGGTGGCGATCGCCCAGGCGATGGACGTCCACGACACGATCGGCTTCGACCTGGTCGGCATGGTCGTCGACGACCTGGTCGTGTGCGGCGCCGAGCCGCTGTTCATGACCGACTACATCGCCACCGGGCGGGTCGTCCCGGAGCGGATCGCCGCCATCGTCAAGGGCATCGCCGACGCCTGCGTCGAGGCCGGCTGTGCGCTGGCCGGGGGCGAGACCGCCGAGCACCCCGGGCTGCTGGCCCCCGACGAGTACGACGTCGCCGGCGCGGCGACCGGGGTCGTCGAGGGCGACCGGCTCCTCGGCCCGGCCCGCGTACGCCCCGGGGACGCCGTCGTGGCGATGGCGTCCAGCGGGCTGCACTCCAACGGCTACTCCCTGGTGCGGCACGTGCTGCTCGGCGAGCAGGGCCTCGGCTGGTCCCTGGACCGGCACGTGCCCGAGCTCGGCCGCACCCTGGGCGAGGAGCTGCTGGAGCCCACGAAGGTCTACGCGAAGGCGTGCCTGGCCGCCGCGGCGACCAACGCCGTGCACGCGATGGCCCACGTCACCGGCGGCGGCCTCGCGGCCAACCTGGCCCGCTCGCTGCCCGAGGAGCTCACCGCCACCCTGGAGCGCGGCACCTGGACCCCCGGGCCGGTCTTCGACCTGGTCCGCACGGCCGGCGGCGTCGGCGTCGAGGACCTGGAGGCCACGCTGAACTGCGGGGTCGGGATGGTGGCCGTGGTGGCCCCCGAGGGCGTCGACGCGGTGCTCGGCGTGCTCGCCGAGCAGGGCGTGCGCTCGTGGGTCGCCGGCGAGGTGATGCCGGCCGCGGCGGACGCCGACCGCGGCGCCGTCCGCCTGGTGGGCCGCCATCCCGGCTGGTGA
- a CDS encoding DUF3073 domain-containing protein, translating into MGRGRAKAKQTKVARDLKYQTHETDFGALARELHGGEDDSGKAEEPDDWSSDHRSRD; encoded by the coding sequence ATGGGGCGCGGCCGAGCGAAAGCCAAGCAGACGAAGGTCGCCCGCGACCTGAAGTACCAGACCCACGAGACGGACTTCGGGGCGCTGGCACGCGAGCTGCACGGTGGCGAGGACGACAGCGGCAAGGCCGAGGAGCCCGACGACTGGTCGTCGGACCACCGCAGCCGCGACTGA
- a CDS encoding Glu/Leu/Phe/Val family dehydrogenase — MPAADVSPSAPDRSLPDPFGDGHDHEQVVFCQDPASGLRAIVAIHSTALGPGLGGTRFHPYASTADALRDVLALSRGMTYKAALAGLDLGGGKAVIIGDPRTEKTEPLLRAYGRFVQTLGGRYRTACDVGTFSEDMDLVARECDFVTGRTTAHGGAGDSSVLTALGVFQGMRAAAEAVWGEPTLAGRTVGVAGVGKVGRHLVRHLLEDGASVVVTDVHAPTVERVREEHPAVTVVGSTEEMVASRLDVYAPCALGDALTDEVAAVLSARIVCGAANNQLAHPGVGKVLEDRGILYAPDYCVNAGGLVQVADELEGFSFDRAHHRASRIFETTRSVLARAASDGVPPAVAADRVAERRIHEVGRLRGIWTP; from the coding sequence GTGCCTGCAGCCGACGTCTCCCCCTCCGCGCCCGACCGCTCCCTGCCCGACCCCTTCGGCGACGGGCACGACCACGAGCAGGTCGTCTTCTGCCAGGACCCCGCCAGCGGCCTGCGGGCGATCGTGGCGATCCACTCGACGGCGCTCGGCCCCGGCCTCGGCGGCACGCGCTTCCACCCGTACGCCTCGACCGCCGACGCCCTGCGCGACGTGCTCGCCCTGTCCCGCGGGATGACCTACAAGGCCGCGCTGGCCGGGCTCGACCTCGGTGGCGGCAAGGCCGTCATCATCGGTGACCCCCGGACGGAGAAGACCGAGCCGCTGCTGCGGGCCTACGGCCGCTTCGTGCAGACCCTCGGCGGCCGCTACCGCACCGCCTGCGACGTCGGCACGTTCTCCGAGGACATGGACCTCGTCGCGCGCGAGTGCGACTTCGTCACCGGCCGCACCACCGCCCACGGCGGCGCCGGCGACAGCTCGGTGCTCACCGCCCTCGGCGTCTTCCAGGGCATGCGCGCCGCGGCGGAGGCCGTCTGGGGCGAGCCCACGCTGGCCGGCCGTACGGTCGGGGTCGCCGGCGTCGGCAAGGTCGGGCGCCACCTCGTGCGCCACCTGCTCGAGGACGGCGCCTCGGTGGTGGTGACCGACGTGCACGCGCCGACGGTGGAACGGGTCCGCGAGGAGCACCCCGCGGTCACCGTGGTCGGCTCCACCGAGGAGATGGTGGCCTCCCGGCTCGACGTCTACGCCCCCTGCGCCCTGGGCGACGCGCTGACCGACGAGGTCGCGGCGGTGCTGTCGGCGCGGATCGTGTGCGGGGCGGCCAACAACCAGCTCGCCCACCCCGGCGTCGGCAAGGTGCTGGAGGACCGCGGCATCCTCTACGCGCCCGACTATTGCGTCAACGCCGGTGGACTGGTCCAGGTCGCCGACGAGCTCGAGGGCTTCTCCTTCGACCGCGCCCACCACCGCGCCTCGCGGATCTTCGAGACCACGCGGTCGGTGCTCGCGCGCGCCGCCTCCGACGGCGTCCCGCCCGCGGTCGCCGCCGACCGGGTCGCCGAGCGACGCATCCACGAGGTCGGCCGCCTGCGCGGCATCTGGACCCCCTGA
- a CDS encoding lipid kinase, whose product MLSRTALVVNEASRTGAARSAHAETLIRAAQGRWGRLSLHPAGTGQGLAAALDEALAGAPDLLVVGGGDGTLALAADKVAGTGVVLGVLPLGTANDAARTLGVPRDLAGAVDTLISGEVVDIDLGRADGRAFLNVASVGLSVGVTERLRPGLKKRLGPLAYPVATLGAYRTHVPFAARLEFPDGDHPTLELDDLLQVGVGNGRHHGGGTTVSPTASIDDQRLDVYAIQRGRARDHVSIARLLKDGTFVEHERVRHLTTTAVRLVTDPPMPVNLDGEVVATTPLTFGVDRDAVHVVVPRGGTAARLDRPVGRRLR is encoded by the coding sequence CTGCTCTCCCGCACCGCCCTCGTGGTCAACGAGGCCTCGCGCACCGGCGCCGCCCGGTCGGCCCACGCCGAGACCCTGATCCGTGCCGCGCAGGGCCGCTGGGGCCGGCTGTCGCTGCACCCGGCCGGCACCGGGCAGGGCCTGGCCGCGGCCCTCGACGAGGCGCTGGCCGGCGCCCCGGACCTGCTCGTGGTCGGGGGCGGCGACGGCACGCTCGCGCTGGCCGCCGACAAGGTCGCCGGCACCGGCGTCGTGCTCGGGGTGCTGCCGCTCGGCACCGCCAACGACGCCGCCCGCACCCTCGGCGTCCCCCGCGACCTGGCGGGCGCGGTGGACACCCTGATCTCCGGCGAGGTCGTCGACATCGACCTCGGCCGCGCCGACGGGCGCGCCTTCCTCAACGTGGCCTCGGTCGGGTTGTCGGTGGGCGTCACCGAGCGGCTGCGCCCGGGCCTGAAGAAGCGCCTCGGCCCGCTGGCGTACCCCGTGGCGACCCTGGGCGCCTACCGCACCCACGTGCCGTTCGCCGCCCGGCTGGAGTTCCCCGACGGCGACCACCCCACCCTCGAGCTGGACGACCTGCTGCAGGTCGGGGTGGGCAACGGCCGGCACCACGGCGGCGGCACCACCGTGTCTCCCACCGCGTCGATCGACGACCAGCGCCTCGACGTCTACGCGATCCAGCGCGGCCGGGCCCGCGACCACGTGTCCATCGCCCGGCTGCTCAAGGACGGCACCTTCGTCGAGCACGAGCGGGTCCGCCACCTGACCACCACCGCCGTACGCCTGGTCACCGACCCCCCGATGCCGGTGAACCTCGACGGCGAGGTGGTCGCGACCACCCCGCTGACCTTCGGCGTGGACCGCGACGCGGTGCACGTCGTGGTGCCCCGCGGGGGCACCGCCGCCCGCCTCGACCGGCCCGTGGGGCGCAGGCTCCGCTGA
- a CDS encoding serine/threonine-protein kinase, producing MRARPTAPVVPPVVPAPTVPGYRLLERMAHGKRLDTWDAWDELRGTRCVIKLVRPDRRAQDRVVEALRREGVIATTLAHPHLVRGYEVLDDPVAVVLETLRGQTLGRVVEDGALGVPDVAELGLQLTAVLGFLHHHDWLHLDVKPGNVVVDHGRAVLIDLNLAGRPGEGRPGAGTPGYLAPEQAHGGTLTSATDVWALGVVLLECLTGEQPFGQEATWDTRRRWPLLHRRPPGPPTPPAHLPSPLAALLLSCVDHDPAARPRLADVRAVLEPLTGRPPGPRTGPRTGPQTGPQAGSHAPPSLPS from the coding sequence GTGAGGGCCCGCCCGACCGCGCCGGTCGTCCCCCCGGTCGTGCCCGCCCCGACCGTGCCCGGCTACCGGCTGCTGGAGCGGATGGCGCACGGCAAGCGGCTCGACACCTGGGACGCCTGGGACGAGCTGCGGGGCACCCGCTGCGTCATCAAGCTCGTCCGCCCCGACCGCCGGGCCCAGGACCGGGTGGTCGAGGCGCTGCGCCGCGAGGGCGTGATCGCCACGACCCTGGCCCACCCGCACCTCGTGCGGGGCTACGAGGTGCTCGACGACCCCGTCGCCGTCGTGCTCGAGACGCTGCGCGGGCAGACCCTGGGCCGCGTCGTCGAGGACGGGGCGCTGGGCGTGCCGGACGTCGCCGAGCTCGGCCTGCAGCTCACCGCGGTGCTCGGGTTCCTGCACCACCACGACTGGCTGCACCTCGACGTCAAGCCCGGCAACGTCGTGGTCGACCACGGCCGGGCGGTGCTGATCGACCTCAACCTCGCCGGCCGACCCGGCGAGGGACGCCCGGGCGCCGGCACCCCCGGCTACCTCGCCCCCGAGCAGGCCCACGGCGGCACCCTGACGAGCGCGACCGACGTCTGGGCGCTCGGGGTGGTGCTGCTGGAGTGCCTCACCGGGGAGCAGCCCTTCGGCCAGGAGGCGACCTGGGACACCCGCCGCCGCTGGCCGCTGCTGCACCGGCGTCCGCCCGGTCCCCCCACCCCGCCCGCGCACCTGCCCTCACCGCTGGCGGCGCTGCTGCTGTCGTGCGTCGACCACGACCCGGCCGCCCGGCCGCGGTTGGCCGACGTCCGCGCGGTCCTCGAGCCCCTGACGGGCCGACCGCCCGGGCCCCGGACCGGGCCCCGGACCGGGCCCCAGACCGGGCCCCAGGCCGGTTCTCATGCCCCTCCCAGCCTCCCCTCATGA
- a CDS encoding ABC transporter ATP-binding protein: MTTDDRTGGSPQEPPARPLPDPATPRAGLLARAAASLRPGADDDPMVAQARGMTIADVVRRFWPRLRPLRGWLVLGLVLLAAAPAITVAETLLFQQLVDQVLVPADPGPLLWLALVFLGLNLLSGVVSGADDYLGTWISQKFLVGLRRDSFAHVLSQPSLTHDRRRMGDVLTRLTSDVSAVESFMVGQLTVGIGAVLQLVFSLGALFYLQWQLALASLVVVPVFWWVSTRFARLTKDVSRERRRRGGSLSSVTEESLANASLVQGYGREADAVASYQRQNEAIASAELAGSRVRAVFLPLVDLAELAGMLLVIGLGVWALATDRLTLGGLLAFLTLLITCYKPVRELSQLVPALFSATAGVERIVELLDEPAAGDRPGATPLPAPVTGTPRGGVELRSVSYTYPDAASPVLDGLDLVVRPGERVALVGPSGTGKSTVARLLTRALDPEAGRVLLDGHDLAERTATSVRAAVTVVHQEQLMLDASVHDNIAFSRPDATRAEVEAAARAADAHDFVARMPQGYDSRVGQRGRSLSGGQRQRLALARALLRESRLLVLDEPTTGLDEATSRRLLEAVLRGPGDHAVLLLTHDAVALEYVDRVIDLAADPATPPVPPPVPPPVSPPAAPVPA, translated from the coding sequence GTGACGACAGACGACCGGACGGGTGGCTCACCTCAGGAGCCACCCGCCCGGCCGCTCCCGGATCCTGCCACGCCGCGGGCCGGCCTGCTGGCGCGCGCCGCGGCGTCGCTGCGCCCCGGCGCCGACGACGACCCGATGGTGGCCCAGGCCCGCGGGATGACGATCGCCGACGTCGTACGCCGGTTCTGGCCGCGGCTGCGTCCGCTGCGCGGGTGGCTGGTCCTCGGGCTGGTCCTGCTCGCGGCCGCCCCGGCGATCACCGTCGCCGAGACGCTGCTCTTCCAGCAGCTCGTGGACCAGGTGCTCGTGCCGGCCGATCCCGGCCCGCTGCTCTGGCTGGCCCTGGTGTTCCTGGGCCTCAACCTGCTCTCCGGCGTGGTCTCGGGCGCCGACGACTACCTCGGCACCTGGATCTCCCAGAAGTTCCTGGTCGGCCTGCGCCGCGACTCCTTCGCCCACGTGCTCTCGCAGCCGTCGCTGACCCACGACCGCCGCCGGATGGGCGACGTGCTGACCCGGCTCACCTCGGACGTCTCCGCCGTGGAGAGCTTCATGGTCGGCCAGCTCACCGTCGGCATCGGCGCGGTGCTGCAGCTGGTGTTCTCCCTCGGCGCGCTGTTCTACCTCCAGTGGCAGCTGGCCCTGGCCTCGCTGGTCGTGGTGCCCGTCTTCTGGTGGGTCTCGACCCGCTTCGCCCGGCTCACCAAGGACGTCTCCCGCGAGCGCCGCCGCCGCGGCGGGTCGCTGAGCAGCGTCACCGAGGAGAGCCTGGCCAACGCCTCCCTGGTGCAGGGGTACGGCCGGGAGGCCGACGCCGTGGCGTCGTACCAGCGCCAGAACGAGGCGATCGCCTCCGCCGAGCTGGCCGGCAGCCGGGTCCGGGCGGTGTTCCTGCCGCTGGTGGACCTGGCCGAGCTGGCCGGGATGCTGCTGGTGATCGGGCTCGGCGTCTGGGCCCTGGCCACGGACCGGCTGACCCTCGGCGGGCTGCTGGCCTTCCTCACGCTGCTGATCACCTGCTACAAGCCGGTCCGCGAGCTCAGCCAGCTCGTCCCGGCGCTGTTCTCGGCCACCGCCGGCGTCGAGCGCATCGTGGAGCTCCTCGACGAGCCGGCCGCCGGCGACCGTCCCGGCGCCACCCCGCTGCCCGCCCCGGTGACCGGCACCCCCCGCGGCGGCGTCGAGCTGCGCTCGGTCTCCTACACCTACCCGGACGCCGCGTCCCCCGTCCTGGACGGCCTCGACCTCGTCGTGCGCCCCGGCGAGCGGGTGGCTCTGGTCGGGCCCAGCGGCACCGGCAAGTCGACGGTCGCGCGGCTGCTGACCCGGGCCCTCGACCCCGAGGCCGGCCGGGTGCTCCTCGACGGCCACGACCTGGCCGAACGCACCGCGACGTCGGTCCGCGCCGCGGTCACCGTCGTCCACCAGGAGCAGCTGATGCTCGACGCCAGCGTCCACGACAACATCGCCTTCTCGCGTCCCGACGCCACCCGCGCCGAGGTCGAGGCGGCCGCGCGCGCCGCCGACGCGCACGACTTCGTGGCCCGGATGCCGCAGGGCTACGACTCCCGGGTCGGCCAGCGCGGACGCAGCCTCTCCGGAGGTCAGCGCCAGCGCCTCGCCCTGGCCCGGGCGCTGCTGCGTGAGAGCCGCCTGCTGGTGCTGGACGAGCCCACCACCGGCCTCGACGAGGCCACCAGCCGACGCCTGCTCGAGGCCGTGCTGCGCGGTCCCGGCGACCACGCCGTGCTGCTGCTCACCCACGACGCGGTCGCGCTCGAGTACGTCGACCGGGTGATCGACCTCGCCGCCGACCCCGCCACCCCGCCGGTGCCCCCGCCGGTGCCCCCGCCGGTGTCCCCGCCCGCGGCTCCGGTGCCGGCGTGA
- a CDS encoding TerC family protein yields MTVPTWVWAATIALILAMLVYDFVFHTRKAHVPSLKEAAVWSAVYVGIAVVFGLVVLWFGGGTMGGEYFAGYITEKALSVDNLFVFLIIMTSFKVPREDQQKVLLFGIVFALIARTGFIFLGAALINQFAWVFYLFGLILILTAGNMLKGEVSDDDPHDNENFMVKVARKLVHTSPEYDGDKLFTEIDGKRVLTPMLLVMVAIGGTDILFALDSIPAIFGLTQNTFIVFTATAFSLLGLRQLFFLIEGLLERLIYLSYGLAAILAFIGVKLILHALHENNLPFINGGEPIEVTEISTAVSLGVILGLLTITVVASLVSKKGRAKVAIGNARRHVNAYLDLDYTADEGERERVYCKLVEEAEQVRSLGPESKRMMRDETELMEKIEKARQQHEEATGAKVDNPAP; encoded by the coding sequence ATGACCGTGCCTACCTGGGTCTGGGCCGCGACCATCGCGCTCATCCTCGCGATGCTCGTCTACGACTTCGTGTTCCACACCCGCAAGGCGCACGTGCCCTCGCTGAAGGAGGCCGCGGTCTGGTCGGCGGTCTACGTCGGCATCGCCGTCGTCTTCGGCCTCGTCGTGCTGTGGTTCGGCGGCGGCACGATGGGCGGGGAGTACTTCGCCGGCTACATCACCGAGAAGGCGCTGTCGGTCGACAACCTCTTCGTCTTCCTGATCATCATGACCAGCTTCAAGGTGCCCCGCGAGGACCAGCAGAAGGTGCTGCTGTTCGGCATCGTCTTCGCGCTGATCGCGCGGACCGGGTTCATCTTCCTGGGCGCCGCGCTGATCAACCAGTTCGCCTGGGTCTTCTACCTCTTCGGCCTGATCCTGATCCTCACCGCCGGCAACATGCTCAAGGGTGAGGTCAGCGACGACGACCCGCACGACAACGAGAACTTCATGGTCAAGGTGGCGCGCAAGCTCGTGCACACCTCGCCGGAGTACGACGGCGACAAGCTGTTCACCGAGATCGACGGCAAGCGGGTCCTGACCCCGATGCTGCTGGTGATGGTGGCCATCGGCGGTACCGACATCCTGTTCGCGCTGGACTCGATCCCGGCGATCTTCGGGCTCACCCAGAACACCTTCATCGTGTTCACCGCCACCGCGTTCTCGCTGCTCGGCCTGCGCCAGCTGTTCTTCCTGATCGAGGGCCTGCTGGAGCGCCTGATCTACCTGTCGTACGGCCTCGCCGCGATCCTCGCCTTCATCGGCGTGAAGCTGATCCTGCACGCGCTGCACGAGAACAACCTGCCGTTCATCAACGGCGGCGAGCCGATCGAGGTCACCGAGATCAGCACCGCCGTCTCGCTGGGCGTCATCCTCGGGCTGCTCACGATCACCGTCGTCGCGTCCCTGGTCAGCAAGAAGGGCCGCGCCAAGGTCGCGATCGGCAACGCCCGCCGTCACGTCAACGCCTACCTCGACCTCGACTACACCGCCGACGAGGGCGAGCGCGAGCGCGTCTACTGCAAGCTGGTCGAGGAGGCCGAGCAGGTCAGGTCGCTCGGCCCCGAGTCCAAGCGGATGATGCGTGACGAGACCGAGCTGATGGAGAAGATCGAGAAGGCGCGCCAGCAGCACGAGGAGGCCACCGGCGCGAAGGTGGACAACCCGGCACCGTGA